In the Clostridium cellulovorans 743B genome, GCTAATAAGGTTTTACCTGTACCTGGAGGTCCAACCAACAACATACCCTTTGGTATTCTAGCTCCCATCTCTAAATATTTTTTAGGATACTTTAAGAAATCAACGACTTCTTGCAGTTCTGCTTTTTCTTCATCTTCACCAGCAACATCTTTAAACGTTACTTTCTTTTTATCAGCAGTAGCAAGCTTATGTTTTGATTTTCCAAAACTCATAGCTCCTCTATTTCCGCCTTGGGATTGTTGCATAAACATAATCCATAAGGCCACCATTAAAACGATAATAAGAATTGTCGGTAAAACTTGTAACCAAACTGGTATTGTAGTTGGTGGTATATATTGCTCTTCAACATCTTGTTTTGGATTAGCTTGCAAATATTCATTTATTACTGATGATGTAACATAAGCTTTATACTCTTGACCATCAGTAAGTTTTCCCGAAATAGTCATATTATCAGGATTAATATCAATACTCTTAACTTTATTATCTTCCCAATACTGTTTAAATTCATCAAGTCTAACGACCTTAGAACTACCTCCGCCACTTGAAAGCACAAATGCCGTTAATATAACAACTGATACTATTAATATCCAAACCGTAGCACTAAATGATTTTTTCAATTAGGGCCCCCCTCTCTTTCTCGGTTACTTTATTTTTTGTAAACACTTTCTTTTAATACTCCTACATAAGGAAAATTTCTATACTTTTCTGCGTAGTCTAATCCATAGCCTACGAGAAATTTATCTGGGACTTCAAAACCAATATATTTAGCATCTATTTCAACTTTATGACGCTCTGGTTTACTTAAAAATGCTGCAATCTCTATAGTTGCTGGTCTTCTATTCTTTAAATATTCGACCAAGTACTTCAAAGTAGTACCACTATCAACAATATCTTCGACTATTATTATATCCTTACCCTCTATTTGAAAATCCAAGTCTTTCAATATCCTTACTACACCTGAACTCTCTGAAGAATATCCATAGCTTGAAACTGCCATAAAATCCATACCAATTGGTATCTTTATTTCTTTCATAAGATCTGACATAAACATTATAGAACCCTTCAATATACCAATTAGGAATAAATCTTTACCTTCATAATCTTTAGTGATTCTTTCACCTAACTCTTTGACCTTATTTCTTACCATAATTTCGTCAATTATTATTTCTTCTATACAGTCATTCATAAAACATTCACCTTCTAAACAATCAACCTTCTACTCTTATTTTTAGTATATTCTTAGTCTTCTCAGTTATCTTGTAAATATCACTGGTTCTATATCCCACTACCCAAGCTATGTTACCATCAAAACAAACAAGTGGTATATTATCCCGTTCTTCTTTTGGAACTTTTTCATCTATAAAATAGTCTTTCAATTTTTTCTTTCCGTTCATTCCAAAGGGAATAAAATAATCACCATTTTCTCTGTTTCGAATAAACATGTCATCTTTTATTGTATCATAATCGAAATATCTAGTTAAATAGCTTTTGGAAAAAATCATATCTTTTTTATAACTTATAACTTCCGTCTCAACATAACTCTTTATCTCTTCTATGTACATCCTTGAATTTGCAGGTAACTTGTACCTCCATTTTAAATTATTGTTTCCTTTTAAACTATATCCTATTTCTATATGTCCATAACTATTATATGCAATAATTCCGTGTAATAAGTCTATACTTTTCCCTGAATTATTTCTTTGAAGCTTAATTATATCGTAAATATGTTTTTTCTCAAAATTAAACAACCCTTTTGCCACAGTATTATAAGCTTTTCTTATTACTCTTGTTAATATGGACTCTGGCTCATTAAATGCATTTTTACTTATTATAACTTTATTTTCTCTTACTTCACAATAGCTTTTATATTTTTCATTAGCTATGGCTTCTAAATATTCATTATCCTTTTTCACTGTATCTGATAACCTTACCAAGGTATTTATGATATCAGAATTAAAATTTTCTTGTATGTATGGTATTAGTTCTAATCTAACCTTGTTCCTGCTATATATTGTTTCTAAATTTGTTGCATCTATTCTAGGATTAAGTCCATTTTCTTCGCAATATCGTTCTATTTCTGATCTTGAGACATCTATAAGCGGTCTTATATATACTCCATCCCTAACAGGCTTTATCCCTTCAATACCTTCCGTTCCTGAACCTCTCATTATTCTCATAAGAACAGTTTCCGCCTGATCATTTGCATTATGAGCAACGGCTATTTTATCTGCTTTAAGTTTATGCTTAAGTTCTTCAAAAAACTTATACCTAACTTCCCTTCCTGCCATCTCACTAGATATTCCTCTATCCCTTGCTATCTCTTCGACCTTCTCTCTTAAAACGAAAAACTCAATTCCTAGTTTCTTGGAAAGCTCGATAACATAAGCTTCATCAGAATCAGCAGCATCACCTCTTATGCAGTGATTCACATGAGCCACGTATAATGTAAGATTATACACTTCCTTCAGTTCATTAAACACATGAAGAAGGACAACAGAATCCGGACCACCAGAAAGCGCAACAATTACTACGTCGCCTATACTAACCATCGAATTTGAACTTATGGTTTTTTTAACTTGTTTAATTAACTTATCCATTATGCAATCTCCTAGCTCGATAAATCCACACGTGACATATGGATATTATAACATAAGAAAATAGTAAAACAAGCATAGGTCAGCCTATGCTTAAAATTAATATCTGTATTAATGAAAAATTCAATATATTTTGAAAAAATACTTAATAAACATTATAGATTCTAGACACAATAGCAGTCATATCATCCTTCACTTTACCGTTAGAAAGTTCTTTAGCCTTCTTTATAATGCTTTCAACCAAATCTTTGGGATTTGTTGTCTTTGTTTCTTTTAAATGTTCAACTATCCATTGAGGTTTTCCTGTATTATCCCCATTATAATCTATTACCCCATCGCTTACCATAATGATAAAATCACCATTTTCAACATCACTCTTAGTTACGTCTATATCCGGCTTATCAAGAACACCTATAGGAAGCGTTTTTGAATTTATTACTTCTATATGATCCTTCTTTTTTATAAAGCTAGCTGCAGCACCAATCTTAATAAACTCAACTTCACCACCATATAAATCTATTGTACTCAAATCCACTGTAGAATATTTCTCATCCTCTTCAAACTTCATATTCATTATGGAATTCACAGTATTTATAGATGTGCTTTTAGACAATCCTGCTAACGTAAATTTTTCAATCAGCTCTACGACTGCATTACTTTCTTTGCAAGCTTGTGGTCCTGATCCCATACCGTCACTTATCATAACCATATATGTTCCATCTTTTAACTTATTAAAAGTATAGCTATCACCCATAATTTTTTCTTGACTCTTTGCTGCAGTTCCTACATAAGAAACTACATGATACTTTGGAGTTTCCTCAAAAGTAACGGTACATTTATTAGTCTTAGGATTAATAGAACATCCCTCATCACTTACACACATATTTTTTTCCATAACGTTTTTCAATATCGGTAAGACGTCTTTTACACAACTTTGAGAGCCCCCGCAAGACTCCATTTCCATCTTAATAACAATCCTATTTTCTTTAGTTTTAAAGCACATTAGATCATAGTATCTCACACCATGCCTGTTAAAATTATGTATAAGCAATTCTTCAAGGTCTCCATTGAAACAAACTTCCTCATTGAATTCCTCACTTATTTCTTCTACAGACCTCCCCATATTTTCTATCTGATTTGATAATATTTCTCTACCTTCACAAAGTCTTTGTCTCCACATCTCACTTATAACAAAGTTATTCATTAACTCCTCAGCATTCTTTATAAGCACCGTCCTCTTTACACATTTTCTTTCTAACTCATCTGGAAGTGCTACGGTGCCATAATCATATTGTTCTAATAATTCTTGGAAAGCCGAATGTGTCAAATAAAATTCTCTTTTCCAACAAATATTATACATATTACAACTTGAACAAACCCTATCAGCTAAGTTCTCTACAATCCTTGTACTTTTCTGCTTCATTGCTAACTTATCATTATCAGCTAAATCATCAAGAACCTTAGATATATTATGAAGAACCTTAGAAAAGTTATTTAACTTCTCTTTATAAATTTCCTTTATTTTAGAATTATAATTTTCCTTTAATATTTCTTCTTTTTTATTTATATTCAATTCTTTCTTGAATCTCTCATAAATTTTACTTGGAGTTAATAAGAATATTGCTGTGCTAATCAACGCCTCAATCATTGAAAAATCCATCTGAAACTTGCTATATATAAGTAGTAATACGATAGATATTATACAAGCCAGAGAACTAACTATCTTTCCAAGTTCTTTAAATACACCTGTTGCAAGGCCTGCTAATGCAAGCAAACTTATATAATCTATCATAGAATTAGTTGACATACCACAAATAACACCAACAGCAGCACCTATAGAGGCCCCTACGGCACTTCCATTTATGTATCCCAAAATCATAGTTATAATAATTGCAACAATATTTATTAACGATATTCCATAGATTTCAATACCCCAAGTTCCTGAAACCATAAGCGCTAAAAGAATAGCCATAGCTATAGTTTCTTCACTAGAATATATGTATCGAGTATTTAAATTTTTAAAAGACTTTATAGAATAAACCAAAAGTAGAAATATTGGTATTATAGTGACTACATCCAATAAAGTTGTAATAATAATTACATCTATAGAATAGTGATGCACAATAAATGTATAAATAATTTCTATAATCAAAATGATTGTTCCTACAAAAACACTATCTTCTTTTATAGATTTTTTTCCTGCAATTAAGTTATAAAAAACTATAGCAGCAATTAAAAATAAATATAGCCATAAATTATTAATACGATCAACTAAGGTTACATACCCTACAAATGTACCAAAAGCCGAGCAAAGACTATAATTAAACCTTTTTATTCGCCCTGTTGCTGCAACAAAGGAAATTCCAAAGGGTGCCGTATCATTAATAAGGCATACTCTACTTATTAAAAATGAACATACAAACAGTCCTATAAATTTCACTATGTCCCTTTTGGAGATCTTAGCCTTTTCATCCTTATCTTCTTTTGTTACCCGTTTATACTCCATCATATCTGCGCCATACTGCACTATATAACCCCCTCTGATTATTAAGTAAGGTCATTATATCAGAGTTGTATGGAAATCTTTGTCATTAGTTAGGTGTTAATTAAATAATCGTAGGACAAATAAAATTTATTTTTTATTGAAACTACAAATATATGCTGAAATTATAAAAATATTCACAAGATAAATATAAGTTAATGTTAATTTTTGTAACATATCTTAACTACTAATTTTATAAATCACGAATTCCGTAATAAACTAATTAAAAAAGATATATAATTTAATCAAAAGAAATCCTTCTTATCATTTCATAAAAAGTTTACTTATTATGATTATATTTTTAAGTCTATCCTCAATTCTTACATTTTATAATTTCTTATATAAAATCAGGACCACCCGTCAAACGGGTGGTTTGCTTTAGCCCTATAAGGGCATGTTACTGGCCGTGCTACTCGCACATTGAGCGGTTTGCCAACCGCATACCTTTACTGGCTGCACCTAAAAGGTGCTTTATTTTTTGCCTTTGTTTACTGATTCACCCGTAAACGGGTCAATAAATTCTTTCAAGCTCATTTGTTCATATGCTAAATCTTCCTGTATTTGATTCTTTATGTATTCTTCTATTATCTTTTTGTTTCTTCCAACTGTATCAACGTAATAGCCTTTACACCAAAATTGCCTATTCCCATATTTATATTTCAAATTTGCATGTCTGTCAAAAATCATCAATGAACTCTTACCTTTCAAATACCCCATAAACTGAGAGACACTTAACTTCGGAGGTATACTTACAAGCATATGTATATGATCCTTACATGCATTTGCTTCAATAATTTCTACTCCTTTATGTTCACATAACTTTCTAAGTATTACCCCTATATCCGCTTTTATTTTTCCATATATGATTTGTCTCCTATACTTTGGTGCGAAGACTATGTGATATTTACAATTCCATTTACTATGTGCTAAACTACTATTATCCATTACGGATATACCTCCTTTGTACTTTTGGTTGTGGTCGGCAAACCTACTACCATTTTACATTGGAGGTATTCTTTTTTTCTACTCATCGCTAGAAGCTTTTTAGAACCACAGGTAAAACCTGTGGTATTCGTAAAACAACAAAACTCCACATTTTATTGTGGAGTTATCTGGTAGCGGAAATAGGACTTGAACCTACGACACTTCGGGTATGAACCGAATGCTCTAGCCAACTGAGCTATTCCGCCTTATTATTCTATTTTAATGGTTGCGGGGGCAGGACTTGAACCTACGACCTTTGGGTTATGAGCCCAACGAGCTGCCAACTGCTCCACCCCGCGATATTATTTTTAAATGGTGCCGAAGACCGGAATCGAACCGGTACGATGTGTTAGCATCGCAGGATTTTAAGTCCTGTGCGTCTGCCAGTTCCGCCACTTCGGCACATTTGGTAGCGGAAATAGGACTTGAACCTACGACACTTCGGGTATGAACCGAATGCTCTAGCCAGCTGAGCTATTCCGCCTTATTATCTTTTAATGGTTGCGGGGGCAGGACTTGAACCTACGACCTTTGGGTTATGAGCCCAACGAGCTGCCAACTGCTCCACCCCGCGATATTATTTTTAAATGGTGCCGAAGACCGGAATCGAACCGGTACGATGTGTTAGCATCGCAGGATTTTAAGTCCTGTGCGTCTGCCAGTTCCGCCACTTCGGCACGTACTCTTGCGTCGCTTCTTTATATTGTATCTCAGCGACAAGATTTATTATATAATAGGTTTTCATATATGTCAACACATAATTTTAATTTTTTTAATGGAACCTGAATTCAATCATAGGAATATACTAATTTTAGGGACAGAGTTATTTTACCTGATCCCTAGAGGTGAAAATGATGGCTGAATTAATAAAACACGATTATTGTCATGTAGCTATAACTATAGTTATTAGAAATCGACCTGTGGCTGAGGCTTTGACTGGAGAAGTTCTTTCTGTAGGCGACAATTTTGTAAGAATAAGAGAAACAGCACCTCCAAATAGAATTTTAAATATTAATATAGATGCTATAGATTATTTCTATTAGAATCGTTTTGTAGTTTATAAAGGTTTGGAGATTTTCCAAACCTTTCTCTAAAGGAGACTACTATGGATATATATAACTTTTTATTAATCTTACTTTTATCAAACTTAAAAAAAGATCTCAATAAAAGTTCAAACAGAAACATAGTACTAAACCTAAATAGTAGCTCCAAAAATTCTCAGGAAGCTATGGAAACTTCAGCAACGCACTTTTTAGAAAACGAATTTGAAAATTGCAAAAACATATCGAATATACTCAATAACAATTGCGGGCTCGAGTGTATAATAGACTTTACTAAAAAAAATTCTATACCACTATCAAAAGATAATTCAGCTTTATCTCTAAATATTAATGATCACCCTTATATAAAAAAAGCTTTAGATACCTTTATCAACGAAAACTACCAAGGAAAAACAATAACCATTGAACCCACTAGTGGACATTCAATAACTGGTGAACTTGTTTCCATTAAAGATACTTTTATTTCTATAAAAACTGAAGATGGAAAATTAATCTTCTTTAAAAATGACAACATAAATTATTATTATTAATAACGTTCTAAACTACCGATGGCTGAAGTTTTATATAAACTTCTTAAATGATTTGAAACTTGAAACTTTTAACACTTTTATAGTTCATTTTTTGAAAAAGCTATTTTTTTAAATAAAAATACTGCTTAGAATACCTTTTTTATCTAAGCAGTATTTTTATTCTTGCCTTACAAGAAACTATTTCATAACTGATTTTTTGCTTTTTCCTTTTACGTCTTGATGTTTCTTTATATCTTGGAATCTTTCCTCACTGTCTTTAAGGAATTTTGAAAGCTTATCTTCAAAATCGCCACCACTTCTTTGATTTTTATTCCAGTCAATTTCCATTGGTCTAACGGTCTTTTTTGTTGGATTCGCTTGTTTAATAGATAGACTGATTTTCCCATCTTCTTCAACTGATAGAACTTTCACCTTAACCTTATCTTGTTCTTTAAGATGTTCTTTGATATCTTTGACATAATTATCCGCAACTTCAGATATATGTACAAGACCTGTCTTCCCCTCTACCTCTACAAATGCGCCAAACTTGGTTATATTAACAACCACTCCATCTACTATTGTTCCTGCCTTTAAAGCCATGTTGAAAAAATTCCTCCTTAATATTTATCCTGTTTTAATTGTTTAATTATTTATTGCCATCTACCACTGGTATTTCGCCATTTTTGATTAAATCGCTATTTTCTCTAGCTTTTTTTTCTATGAATAGATCTGATGAGGACATATTTACTTCATCTTGCAACTTTTCATTTTCTTCTGTTTCTACTTGTAACTGCGACTTTATTTCCTTCATATCTTTATTTATTCTTATGAAAGTAGTAACTTGATGAACAAGCATAAAGCAGATATAAACTGTAAAAATAGCAAATAAAAGCTTTCTAAGCTTAAATTTTTTCATATCCATTCACCTACAATTCCATTCTTACTACTATTGTAAAGTGTTTTCTTATCTAATTCAAGCTAATTTTTCTTTTTATTTTCAAGTAATAGCTGGAACGGATATTTGGCATAATTTATAGTTATCCTTAACACTTTTCCTAGAGCTAGATAACACCTATAATTAAATTTAATCATAATTTTGCTTACATATCTTAAATATATGTAAAGCCCTAAGGCTATATACATGTATGCATAAGGACCTAAAATAGCATAATTAGTAAAAAGTAAAAAAACAAAGGCAATAGAAGAAGCAAATATCCAGAATAAAACATCTTCTATAGCTGTGACAATTTTATTTTTATTATTAAGACCTCTTAAAACTCTATAGACATCATACATTATTCCCATTATCATACCGGTTAAAAAGCTAGACAATAAAATTATAAGCTGATAATTCCATTTTAACAGCATAATACACCTCTACTTAAACAACTTAGTCATTAAACTCTCGTTAGTTTTTTTGCTGCCAGTATAAACTATAGAATCTATTTTGCCCATAATGTTTAC is a window encoding:
- the hpt gene encoding hypoxanthine phosphoribosyltransferase, encoding MNDCIEEIIIDEIMVRNKVKELGERITKDYEGKDLFLIGILKGSIMFMSDLMKEIKIPIGMDFMAVSSYGYSSESSGVVRILKDLDFQIEGKDIIIVEDIVDSGTTLKYLVEYLKNRRPATIEIAAFLSKPERHKVEIDAKYIGFEVPDKFLVGYGLDYAEKYRNFPYVGVLKESVYKK
- the tilS gene encoding tRNA lysidine(34) synthetase TilS codes for the protein MDKLIKQVKKTISSNSMVSIGDVVIVALSGGPDSVVLLHVFNELKEVYNLTLYVAHVNHCIRGDAADSDEAYVIELSKKLGIEFFVLREKVEEIARDRGISSEMAGREVRYKFFEELKHKLKADKIAVAHNANDQAETVLMRIMRGSGTEGIEGIKPVRDGVYIRPLIDVSRSEIERYCEENGLNPRIDATNLETIYSRNKVRLELIPYIQENFNSDIINTLVRLSDTVKKDNEYLEAIANEKYKSYCEVRENKVIISKNAFNEPESILTRVIRKAYNTVAKGLFNFEKKHIYDIIKLQRNNSGKSIDLLHGIIAYNSYGHIEIGYSLKGNNNLKWRYKLPANSRMYIEEIKSYVETEVISYKKDMIFSKSYLTRYFDYDTIKDDMFIRNRENGDYFIPFGMNGKKKLKDYFIDEKVPKEERDNIPLVCFDGNIAWVVGYRTSDIYKITEKTKNILKIRVEG
- the spoIIE gene encoding stage II sporulation protein E; the protein is MQYGADMMEYKRVTKEDKDEKAKISKRDIVKFIGLFVCSFLISRVCLINDTAPFGISFVAATGRIKRFNYSLCSAFGTFVGYVTLVDRINNLWLYLFLIAAIVFYNLIAGKKSIKEDSVFVGTIILIIEIIYTFIVHHYSIDVIIITTLLDVVTIIPIFLLLVYSIKSFKNLNTRYIYSSEETIAMAILLALMVSGTWGIEIYGISLINIVAIIITMILGYINGSAVGASIGAAVGVICGMSTNSMIDYISLLALAGLATGVFKELGKIVSSLACIISIVLLLIYSKFQMDFSMIEALISTAIFLLTPSKIYERFKKELNINKKEEILKENYNSKIKEIYKEKLNNFSKVLHNISKVLDDLADNDKLAMKQKSTRIVENLADRVCSSCNMYNICWKREFYLTHSAFQELLEQYDYGTVALPDELERKCVKRTVLIKNAEELMNNFVISEMWRQRLCEGREILSNQIENMGRSVEEISEEFNEEVCFNGDLEELLIHNFNRHGVRYYDLMCFKTKENRIVIKMEMESCGGSQSCVKDVLPILKNVMEKNMCVSDEGCSINPKTNKCTVTFEETPKYHVVSYVGTAAKSQEKIMGDSYTFNKLKDGTYMVMISDGMGSGPQACKESNAVVELIEKFTLAGLSKSTSINTVNSIMNMKFEEDEKYSTVDLSTIDLYGGEVEFIKIGAAASFIKKKDHIEVINSKTLPIGVLDKPDIDVTKSDVENGDFIIMVSDGVIDYNGDNTGKPQWIVEHLKETKTTNPKDLVESIIKKAKELSNGKVKDDMTAIVSRIYNVY
- the tnpA gene encoding IS200/IS605 family transposase; protein product: MDNSSLAHSKWNCKYHIVFAPKYRRQIIYGKIKADIGVILRKLCEHKGVEIIEANACKDHIHMLVSIPPKLSVSQFMGYLKGKSSLMIFDRHANLKYKYGNRQFWCKGYYVDTVGRNKKIIEEYIKNQIQEDLAYEQMSLKEFIDPFTGESVNKGKK
- a CDS encoding S1 domain-containing RNA-binding protein; translation: MALKAGTIVDGVVVNITKFGAFVEVEGKTGLVHISEVADNYVKDIKEHLKEQDKVKVKVLSVEEDGKISLSIKQANPTKKTVRPMEIDWNKNQRSGGDFEDKLSKFLKDSEERFQDIKKHQDVKGKSKKSVMK
- a CDS encoding FtsB family cell division protein gives rise to the protein MKKFKLRKLLFAIFTVYICFMLVHQVTTFIRINKDMKEIKSQLQVETEENEKLQDEVNMSSSDLFIEKKARENSDLIKNGEIPVVDGNK
- the yabQ gene encoding spore cortex biosynthesis protein YabQ → MLLKWNYQLIILLSSFLTGMIMGIMYDVYRVLRGLNNKNKIVTAIEDVLFWIFASSIAFVFLLFTNYAILGPYAYMYIALGLYIYLRYVSKIMIKFNYRCYLALGKVLRITINYAKYPFQLLLENKKKN